A genome region from Arthrobacter agilis includes the following:
- a CDS encoding AAA family ATPase, protein MNIPVVTLGAAASAHVPGLEQLRGPVTVVRRCEDLPELVAACQSGLARAAILAPGAAELTASLVDRLRFAGVAVVALTDGAAAADAIEGVEYVDSTVGPAALADAVSRAVASFGDGADRPRGALAYADPLHRPEATGPPPADVADKPGEGRIMAVWGPAGSPGRTTVAINIAAELAVAGTSVLLVDADTYGASIGASLGLLDESAGLAQACRLADQGGFSSSILGRIAVSVAIKGRRLQVLTGITRPDRWPELRPAALAQVLDAARSLADVTVVDCGFCLEADEELSFDTLAPRRNGAALRCLELADSVIAVGGADTIGVPRLVKALTELADAVPTAAPRVVFNRVRAAAVGRAPEAQLREAWERFGPSAGIAAFLPVDHAAADRALLAGTALLETAPASALRIAIAELAEVPVAEGRRRRPFRRLGDVRFRGNPDRLPW, encoded by the coding sequence GTGAATATCCCGGTCGTCACGCTCGGGGCGGCCGCGAGCGCCCATGTCCCCGGACTGGAACAGCTGCGCGGCCCGGTCACGGTGGTGCGCCGCTGCGAGGACCTGCCGGAGCTCGTCGCCGCATGCCAGTCGGGCCTCGCGCGGGCCGCCATCCTCGCTCCCGGCGCGGCGGAACTGACCGCCTCCCTCGTCGACCGGCTGCGGTTCGCCGGGGTCGCCGTCGTCGCGCTGACCGACGGGGCCGCGGCCGCGGACGCCATCGAGGGAGTCGAGTACGTCGATTCCACCGTCGGGCCTGCGGCACTCGCGGACGCGGTCTCGCGGGCCGTCGCGTCGTTCGGGGACGGTGCTGACCGGCCACGGGGAGCCCTCGCCTACGCCGATCCGCTGCACCGGCCGGAGGCCACCGGGCCGCCACCCGCCGACGTCGCCGACAAGCCGGGGGAGGGGCGGATCATGGCGGTCTGGGGGCCGGCGGGCAGCCCCGGCCGCACCACCGTCGCGATCAACATCGCCGCGGAACTGGCGGTCGCCGGCACGTCCGTCCTGCTGGTCGACGCGGACACCTACGGTGCGAGCATCGGCGCCTCGCTCGGCCTGCTCGATGAATCGGCAGGCCTCGCGCAGGCCTGCAGGCTCGCCGACCAGGGTGGCTTCTCCAGCTCGATCCTCGGACGGATCGCGGTGAGCGTCGCCATCAAGGGACGCCGCCTCCAGGTCCTGACGGGAATCACCCGACCCGACCGCTGGCCGGAACTGCGCCCCGCGGCCCTCGCACAGGTGCTCGACGCCGCCCGCTCCCTCGCGGACGTCACGGTGGTGGACTGCGGCTTCTGCCTCGAGGCGGACGAGGAGCTCAGCTTCGACACCCTCGCACCACGCCGCAACGGTGCAGCCCTCCGTTGCCTCGAGCTCGCCGACTCCGTGATCGCCGTCGGCGGCGCGGACACCATCGGCGTCCCGCGCCTGGTGAAGGCGCTCACCGAACTCGCCGACGCGGTACCGACCGCCGCGCCCCGCGTGGTGTTCAACAGGGTGCGGGCAGCGGCGGTCGGGCGTGCCCCGGAGGCGCAGTTGCGGGAGGCCTGGGAGCGTTTCGGCCCGTCGGCGGGGATCGCCGCCTTCCTGCCCGTGGACCACGCCGCCGCCGACCGGGCACTGCTGGCGGGGACCGCACTGCTGGAGACCGCGCCCGCCTCGGCACTGCGGATCGCGATCGCGGAGCTCGCCGAGGTGCCCGTCGCCGAGGGGCGGCGCCGCCGCCCCTTCCGACGGCTCGGCGACGTGAGATTTCGAGGCAACCCGGATAGGCTTCCTTGGTAA
- a CDS encoding SAF domain-containing protein, translating into MSIDTRATQGPGEAPRLKKPSWKDPRLLIGLLLVLASTAGVVALLDSQDTTTEVYSARRDIPVGAAVSADDLVAVPVRLASSAGAYLPVSGGIPDGAVATRLVTEGELIPSAALGTADELDRKPVGLSVEDPLPTGTEAGDRVDVWVSLRTDTNTYEEPRLLLEAAEVAELTVGESALGGSASTLVQVLVDDGAMPELLNALSNDARIAVVLNPGAGS; encoded by the coding sequence GTGAGCATCGACACGCGCGCCACACAAGGACCAGGCGAAGCCCCGCGGCTGAAGAAACCGTCGTGGAAGGACCCGCGGCTCCTCATCGGGCTGCTCCTCGTCCTCGCCTCCACGGCCGGTGTCGTCGCTCTCCTGGACAGCCAGGACACCACCACCGAGGTGTACTCGGCGCGCCGGGACATCCCGGTCGGCGCCGCGGTGTCCGCCGACGACCTCGTGGCCGTCCCGGTCCGTCTGGCGAGTTCCGCCGGGGCCTACCTGCCGGTCTCCGGCGGGATCCCCGACGGCGCGGTCGCCACGAGGCTCGTCACCGAGGGTGAACTCATCCCGTCCGCGGCGCTCGGAACCGCCGACGAACTGGACCGGAAACCGGTGGGCCTCTCGGTCGAGGACCCGCTGCCCACGGGAACCGAGGCAGGCGACCGCGTGGACGTCTGGGTGTCGCTCCGGACCGACACGAACACGTACGAGGAACCCCGGCTGCTGCTCGAGGCCGCCGAGGTGGCGGAGCTGACCGTGGGGGAGTCCGCCCTGGGCGGGAGCGCCTCGACGCTTGTGCAGGTGCTCGTCGACGACGGGGCGATGCCCGAACTCCTCAACGCGCTCTCCAACGACGCCCGCATCGCCGTCGTCCTGAACCCCGGTGCGGGTTCGTGA
- a CDS encoding helix-turn-helix domain-containing protein, whose protein sequence is MAERRFLTLADVAEVLNISSSQTYALVRSGELPAIQVGGRGQWRVETRVLEEYIAKAYEKTASALGNDPESTPVL, encoded by the coding sequence GTGGCCGAGCGGCGTTTCCTCACCCTCGCCGATGTGGCCGAGGTGCTCAACATCAGTTCATCCCAGACCTACGCCCTCGTCCGGTCCGGTGAGCTGCCGGCCATCCAGGTCGGCGGTCGCGGCCAGTGGCGCGTGGAGACCCGCGTCCTCGAGGAGTACATCGCGAAGGCGTACGAGAAGACCGCGTCCGCCCTGGGGAACGACCCCGAGAGCACGCCGGTCCTCTGA